A DNA window from Camelina sativa cultivar DH55 chromosome 17, Cs, whole genome shotgun sequence contains the following coding sequences:
- the LOC104759999 gene encoding uncharacterized protein LOC104759999 has translation MEEGSCSKLYPKQYVKTTSIDKEGYPVYRRRKDGRFIEKNSFKCDNRYAVPYNRTLSLKYHAHINVEWCNQTGSVKYLFKYVHKGNDRVGVIVEPNKKKVNEEGHKNLENENTPSSKNEIQDYFDGRYVSACEAMWRILAYQIHYRQTAVVPLSFHEEGKQPIYYREGESAQNVMDRDTLDESQFLALFELNKRDEEARKLLYEEIPSKFIWDGKEKSFFKRKTKAFAIGRINYVSPTIDDAYHLRILLNSIRGPTSFDHIKTVNGVVHKMYREACYSLGLLDDDKEYIEGIKEANFMCSPKFVRKMFVRMLLSAVLSTPHIVWEETWEMLSEDILRRKRKELKRPELQLTDEERKIFCLQEINKQLKRNGSSLESFKTLPQLQDDNIPVLNQLIADERRFINQTNLKKNHLEWLSMLTEEQKKIYDEIIDSVFKDKGGVFFLYGFGGTGKTFLWKVLSAAVRIRGEIVLNTASSDIASLLLEGGRTAHSRFGIPLDVHETSMCRMSRSSDLGELVQEAKLIIWDEAPMMSKYCFETLDRSLKDIMRDPEDKPFGGKVIIFGGDFRQILPVIVGAGREQIVNSSLNSSYLWNNCKVLRLTRNMRLLQNITANQAREIEEFSKWILDVGEGRLNEPNDGVVDIDIPEELLDVSYFQSRAILCPTNDDVNTINDHMISILEGEERVYLSSDSIDPADKRNKDNPAYSPDFLNSVRISGVPNHALRLKIGCPVMLLRNIDPHGGLMNGTRLHITQMADHVIQARIITGTRVGKIVLLPRMVLIPSDTRLPFKMRRRQFPINVAFAMTINKSQGQSLSNVGLYLPRPVFSHGQLYVAMSRVSSKSGLKILITDPKGKPQKKTRNVVFKEVFQNI, from the exons ATGGAAGAAGGTAGTTGTTCCAAACTTTACCCAAAACAGTATGTTAAAACCACCAGCATTGACAAGGAAGGTTACCCggtttatagaagaagaaaggatGGGCGTTTTATCGAGAAGAATAGCTTCAAATGTGATAACCGATATGCTGTCCCTTACAATCGGACTTTGTCGCTTAAATATCATGCTCATATTAATGTGGAGTGGTGCAACCAAACAGGTTCAGTGAAGTACTTATTTAAGTATGTTCACAAAGGTAATGATCGAGTTGGTGTCATTGTTGAacctaataaaaaaaaggttaatgAAGAAGGTCACAAGAATTTGGAAAACGAAAATACTCCATCATCAAAAAACGAAATACAAGATTACTTTGATGGCAG ATATGTATCTGCATGTGAAGCTATGTGGAGGATTTTAGCTTACCAAATACATTATAGGCAAACCGCTGTTGTGCCACTCAGTTTCCATGAGGAAGGCAAACAACCTATTTATTACCGAGAAGGTGAGTCTGCACAGAATGTCATGGATCGTGACACTCTTGATGAATCTCAATTTCTTGCTTTATTTGAACTTAATAAGCGTGATGAAGAAGCAAGAAAGTTATTATACGAAGAAATACCAAGCAAGTTTATTTGGGATGGAAAGGAGAAATCTTTtttcaagagaaaaacaaaagcattcGCTATAGGGAGAATTAACTACGTGTCTCCGACCATAGATGATGCATATCATTTGAGGATACTCCTCAATTCCATCAGAGGTCCTACCAGTTTTGATCACATTAAAACTGTGAATGGTGTCGTACACAAAATGTATCGTGAAGCATGTTACTCTCTTGGGTTGTTAGATGATGACAAAGAATATATTGAAGGTATCAAAGAAGCAAATTTCATGTGTTCTCCAAAGTTCGTTCGTAAAATGTTTGTCAGGATGCTTCTCTCAGCCGTTTTAAGTACTCCTCATATTGTATGGGAAGAAACTTGGGAGATGTTATCTGAGGACATATTAAGgcgcaaaagaaaagaattaaagCGACCAG AGCTTCAATTGACTGATgaagaaaggaaaatattttgtctacaagagataaacaaacaGTTGAAAAGAAATGGTTCTTCACTTGAGTCTTTCAAAACTCTGCCCCAGCTACAGGATGATAATATTCCGGTTTTAAACCAGTTAATAGCTGATGAACGGAGATTCATCAATCAAACTAATTTAAAGAAGAATCATTTGGAGTGGTTAAGTATGCTTACGGAAGagcagaagaagatatatgaTGAGATCATAGACTCTGTTTTCAAAGATAAAGGTggagtatttttcttatatggttTTGGTGGAACTGGTAAAACATTCCTTTGGAAAGTTCTATCTGCAGCTGTAAGGATAAGGGGAGAAATAGTTTTGAATACTGCATCTAGCGATATAGCCTCTCTTTTGTTAGAGGGAGGCAGAACAGCTCATTCAAGATTTGGCATACCTCTTGATGTTCATGAGACGTCAATGTGCAGAATGTCAAGGTCTTCTGATCTAGGTGAATTAGTTCAAGAAGCGAAGTTGATCATCTGGGACGAAGCTCCAATGATGAGTAAATACTGCTTTGAGACTTTGGATAGAAGTTTGAAAGATATAATGCGTGATCCAGAAGATAAACCTTTTGGGGGTAAGGTCATTATTTTTGGTGGTGATTTCCGTCAGATACTTCCTGTTATTGTTGGTGCTGGCCGAGAGCAAATAGTTAACTCATCGCTCAACTCATCTTACCTTTGGAATAATTGTAAAGTTTTAAGGCTAACAAGAAATATGAGGTTGCTGCAAAACATAACTGCAAATCAAGCcagagagattgaagaattctCGAAATGGATACTTGATGTTGGAGAAGGAAGACTTAATGAGCCAAATGATGGAGTTGTTGACATTGACATTCCAGAAGAATTGCTG GATGTCAGCTATTTTCAAAGCAGAGCTATTTTATGTCCAACGAATGATGATGTCAACACTATAAATGACCACATGATATCCATATTGGAAG GTGAGGAAAGAGTTTACTTAAGTTCAGATAGTATTGATCCTGCAGATAAAAGGAATAAAGACAATCCTGCATATAGCCCTGATTTCCTAAACTCAGTTAGGATTTCCGGAGTACCAAACCATGCTCTTCGTTTGAAAATTGGTTGTCCAGTAATGTTGCTACGCAATATTGATCCTCATGGAGGCTTAATGAATGGAACAAGACTACATATTACACAAATGGCTGATCATGTTATACAAGCAAGAATAATCACTGGTACGAGAGTTGGTAAAATTGTTCTTTTACCAAGAATGGTATTAATACCATCAGATACCCGTTTGCCTTTCAAAATGAGACGTAGACAATTTCCTATAAACGTTGCTTTCGCAATGACTATCaacaaaagtcaaggtcagTCTCTCTCAAATGTTGGTTTATACTTGCCTAGACCTGTTTTCTCTCATGGCCAGCTATATGTAGCTATGTCCCGTGTAAGCAGTAAATCAGGATTGAAAATCCTCATTACTGACCCAAAAGGAAAacctcaaaagaaaacaaggaatgTCGTCTTCAAAGaggttttccaaaacatttga
- the LOC104758627 gene encoding uncharacterized protein LOC104758627, translating to MVLELMEIASMASYSVPSLNISNCVTVTLTQKNYILWKSQFESFLAGQGLLGFVNGSIPAPNTTAVATSLDGTRTESTNPEFSTWYRTYQVVKSWLLGSFSEDILSVVASCSTSNQVWMSLANHFNRVSSSRLFELQRRLQTLDKKDRSMESYLRDLKGVCDQLASVDSPVQEKMKIFAALNGLGREYEPIKTTIETLVDGSPALTLDDIIPKLTGYDDRLQGYLAETAAAVTPHVAFHVSQPSNEYYHQNSFRGRGNGNRSGRGRGSFSTRGRGFHQQISSNGSQMTRSALVCQICSKTGHHALKCWDRFDNGYQYEEDVPRALAAMRITEVTDQQGTDWLPDSGSSAHVTNTVQNLQQSQPYHGNDSVMVGDGSFLPITHTGSTSIASTSGHKEASGNGKSA from the exons ATGGTATTAGAGCTCATGGAAATCGCATCCATGGCCTCATATTCGGTTCCTTCTCTCAACATCTCAAACTGTGTTACGGTGACTCTTACTCAGAAGAACTACATCCTTTGGAAGAGCCAGTTCGAATCGTTTCTAGCTGGTCAAGGGTTACTGGGATTCGTCAATGGATCTATTCCTGCTCCAAACACCACGGCTGTTGCAACAAGTCTAGACGGCACTAGAACAGAGTCAACAAACCCAGAGTTCTCGACTTGGTACCGTACATATCAGGTGGTCAAGTCGTGGCTTTTAGGGTCTTTCTCAGAAGACATACTGAGTGTCGTAGCTAGTTGCTCTACTTCAAACCAGGTATGGATGTCACTCGCCAACCATTTTAACAGAGTATCCTCATCTAGATTGTTTGAGCTTCAGAGGCGTTTACAAACCTTAGATAAGAAAGATAGGTCTATGGAATCATATCTTAGAGATCTTAAGGGAGTCTGTGACCAGTTAGCCTCTGTTGATAGCCCTGTTCAAGAAAAGATGAAGATTTTCGCTGCTTTGAATGGTTTAGGCCGAGAATATGAACCCATCAAGACCACCATCGAAACGCTTGTTGATGGTTCCCCTGCTTTGACTTTGGATGATATAATACCGAAGTTGACTGGTTATGATGATCGTTTACAAGGATATCTAGCTGAAACTGCTGCGGCTGTAACACCACATGTTGCCTTTCACGTTTCTCAACCCTCGAATGAGTACTATCATCAGAATAGCTTTAGAGGACGAGGAAATGGTAACAGATCCGGTCGTGGCAGAGGTTCGTTCTCCACAAGAGGCAGAGGGTTTCATCAGCAAATCTCGTCTAATGGTTCTCAAATGACTCGAAGTGCATTGGTTTGTCAAATTTGCAGTAAAACAGGACATCATGCTCTCAAATGTTGGGATCGGTTTGATAATGGGTATCAGTATGAAGAAGATGTTCCAAGAGCTTTAGCTGCGATGAGGATTACAGAAGTTACTGATCAACAAGGCACAGACTGGCTCCCAGACTCTGGTTCCTCTGCACATGTCACCAACACTGTTCAAAACCTGCAGCAGTCTCAACCATACCACGGTAATGATTCGGTAATGGTGGGTGATGGTTCCTTCCTTCCCATCACTCACACAGGTTCAACCAGTATAGCTTCTACCTCAG GCCACAAAGAAGCTTCTGGTAATGGGAAGTCTGCATAA
- the LOC104760000 gene encoding putative cysteine-rich repeat secretory protein 10, with product MSSSSVSKRFVSVSILAVVTLHFPFIQSVLSLNQTNAYLQHVCIKSDGTYKSESSYESSVKVLLDFIGADLDYGFGSGSAGSNGSAIYAKFQCRGDTSESKCRSCLTTAFSGIRRLCPHNKGRIIWYDNCILDLSSIYTYGEIDNKHIFYLYNAKDVNGDTKLFNKNTRALLYKLKEKASRKEQKPYRKDYMYAAGEESLGKMKLYAMVQCTQDLSVKNCSVCLDGIMAKLPRCCNGKQGGRVLNPNCNFRYEFYPFVQTQKTI from the exons ATGTCTTCTTCCTCCGTATCGAAACGTTTTGTTTCAGTCTCTATCTTGGCAGTGGTGACCTTGCATTTCCCTTTTATACAGAGTGTTTTGTCCCTAAACCAGACCAATGCATATCTACAACACGTATGCATCAAAAGTGACGGGACATACAAGTCGGAGAGTTCATACGAGAGCAGTGTCAAAGTTCTCCTCGATTTTATTGGTGCCGATCTAGACTACGGTTTCGGCAGCGGAAGCGCTGGTAGTAATGGTAGTGCCATCTACGCCAAGTTCCAGTGTCGGGGAGACACCTCTGAATCCAAGTGTCGCTCTTGCCTTACCACCGCCTTCTCTGGG ATTCGTAGACTATGTCCTCACAACAAAGGGAGAATAATATGGTACGACAACTGTATTCTTGACCTTTCTTCGATCTATACCTACGGGGAAATCGATAACAAGCACATTTTCTATTTGTACAACGCAAAAGATGTGAACGGCGATACAAAATTATTCAACAAGAACACGAGGGCTCTCCTCTATAAGCTAAAGGAGAAAGCAAGTAGGAAAGAACAAAAGCCCTACAGAAAAGACTACATGTATGCCGCCGGGGAGGAAAGTCTCGGGAAGATGAAATTGTACGCAATGGTGCAATGTACGCAAGATTTATCGGTTAAAAATTGCAGTGTGTGCTTGGATGGGATAATGGCGAAGCTTCCGAGATGCTGCAACGGTAAACAAGGAGGAAGAGTTTTGAATCCCAACTGTAATTTTAGGTACGAGTTTTACCCTTTTGTACAAACTCAAAAGACTATCTAA
- the LOC104758625 gene encoding uncharacterized protein LOC104758625, whose protein sequence is MASKLVIIIVFILDLIAVGLAIAAEQRRSVGTVVPDKEKVYEYCEYGSDIATSYGAGAFVLLLISQVIIMIASRCFCCGKALNPGGSRACAIMLFLVCWVFFLIAEICLLAGSIRNAYHTKYRRMWNIDSPPSCEVIRKGVFAAGASFALFTAIVSQFYYVSYSRARDDYRNPHY, encoded by the exons atGGCTTCAAAGCTTGTGATCATCATTGTCTTCATTCTAGATCTCATTGCTGTTGGTTTAGCCATTGCCGCTGAACAAAGAAGAAGTGTC GGTACGGTTGTTCCGGATAAGGAGAAGGTTTATGAGTATTGTGAGTATGGCTCAGACATAGCTACAAGTTATGGAGCTGGTGCATTTGTGCTACTCTTGATTAGTCAAGTCATTATTATGATAGCTAGCCGGTGTTTCTGCTGCGGCAAAGCTCTTAACCCCGGTGGTTCAAGAGCTTGTGCTATTATGCTCTTCCTCGTTTGTTG GGTGTTTTTCTTGATTGCTGAGATATGTTTGCTTGCGGGATCGATCAGAAACGCTTACCACACCAAGTACAGAAGGATGTGGAACATCGATAGCCCTCCAAGCTGTGAAGTGATCCGTAAAGGAGTGTTTGCTGCTGGTGCTTCCTTTGCTCTCTTCACTGCTATTGTCTCTCAGTTCTACTACGTCTCCTATTCGCGTGCTCGAGATGATTACCGAAACCCACATTACTAG
- the LOC104758626 gene encoding ribosome biogenesis protein BRX1, which produces MGRKRKHSETEAPAPVKKSDESAPERPKRTLLGWKDKSEGEAEKSKALSSSSVFRNKEKVLVTCSRRISYRYRHLMLNMVSLLPHCKKDSKVEAKSSKGATLNELIELKGSSSCLFFECRKHKDLYLWMVKSPAGPSVKFLVNAVHTMEELKLTGNHLKGSRPLLTFSSNFEKDAHWKLLKEMLTQVFGVPKEHRKSKPYHDHVFVFSIVDDHIWFRNYQISVPHNESDKVAKGGLDKMTLIEVGPRFCLNPIKIFGGSFGGPTLYENPFYVSPNQIRALEKRNKAGKFAKKIKAKTRRKMHELSNPLEPDEFADMWKDDE; this is translated from the exons atggggagGAAGCGGAAGCATAGCGAGACGGAAGCGCCGGCACCGGTGAAGAAGAGCGATGAGTCTGCTCCGGAGAGACCGAAGAGAACTCTGTTGGGATGGAAAGATAAAAGCGAAGGCGAAGCGGAGAAATCTAAAgctttgtcttcttcgtctGTGTTCAGGAATAAAGAGAAGGTTTTGGTTACTTGTTCCCGTCGGATTAGTTACAG GTATCGGCATCTGATGTTGAACATGGTTTCGCTTCTACCACACTGTAAGAAGGACAGTAAAGTTGAAGCTAAAAGCAGCAAAGGTGCGACTTTGAATGAGCTTATTGAGCTTAAGGGTTCTTCTTCCTGTTTGTTTTTTGAG TGTAGAAAACATAAAGATCTTTACTTATGGATGGTCAAATCCCCTGCTGGACCGTCGGTGAAGTTCTTGGTTAATGCTG TACACACAATGGAAGAGCTGAAACTTACTGGAAATCACCTAAAAGGGTCGCGTCCGCTTTTGACATTCTCATCCAACTTTGAAAAAGATGCCCACTGGAAACTCTTGAAGGAGATGCTTACTCAGGTATTTGGAGTTCCTAAGGAGCACAGGAAATCTAAGCCTTACCATGACCATGTATTCGTTTTCTCCATTGTCGATGACCATATATGGTTCCGGAACTACCAGATTTCAGTTCCTCACAATGAATCAGATAAGGTTGCAAAAGGCGGCCTGGATAAAATGACCCTTATCGAG GTTGGTCCAAGGTTTTGTTTAAATCCAATCAAGATATTCGGAGGCAGCTTTGGAGGACCAACACTTTATGAGAATCCGTTCTACGTATCTCCAAATCAG ATTCGAGCtttggaaaagagaaataaagcCGGGAAATTCGCTAAAAAGATCAAGGCTAAGACAAGGAGAAAGATGCATGAGCTCTCAAACCCATTGGAGCCTGATGAGTTTGCAGATATGTGGAAAGATGATGAATGA